A portion of the Chlamydia caviae GPIC genome contains these proteins:
- a CDS encoding small cysteine-rich outer membrane protein, which produces MKKAILLAAVCCGVVGLSSCCRIVDCCFEDPCAPKSCNPCNVFKKDGECSPCGSYTPSCSKPCGSDCNAKVQGPQAKGCTSPDGRCKQ; this is translated from the coding sequence ATGAAGAAAGCTATTTTATTAGCTGCAGTATGTTGTGGTGTTGTTGGCTTGAGTAGCTGCTGCCGTATCGTAGATTGCTGTTTCGAGGATCCTTGTGCACCTAAGTCTTGCAATCCTTGCAACGTTTTCAAGAAAGACGGCGAATGCAGTCCTTGTGGTTCTTACACACCTTCTTGCTCTAAGCCTTGTGGCTCTGATTGTAATGCAAAAGTTCAAGGACCTCAAGCTAAAGGTTGTACATCTCCAGACGGTAGATGTAAACAATAA